From the Salminus brasiliensis chromosome 15, fSalBra1.hap2, whole genome shotgun sequence genome, the window GCTGTCGTCATGAACCCTGGGTGACGGAGCTCAGCTGGGGGCAGCAGCTGGAGGAGCGCTTCCCTCGCACCTCCTGCCACTACGACTACATCATGGCAGCTGATGTCGTGTACGCTCATCCCTACCTCAGTGAACTGATGGAGACGTTTGAACACCTGTGCTCTGAGGACACTGTGATCCTGTGGGCGATGAGGTTCCGGCTGGACCCCGAGAACAGCTTTGTGGACAGATTTCAGACCCGCTTCGACTTGGAGGAGCTCTATGACCTGCCCAGCCTGCGTATTAAGTTGTACAGAGCACAAAAGAAACGCTCACAAAGTCAGTCTGGGGCTGCGGCATAGAACTGGGGATGGAAACCATCCTGAATTTATTGTGGGTGTTTGCCCATGTAGGAATACTGTCTCCAAGGGGAAGGAAAACACAGTTagaaaagaagcagatggatgtAGTTTTATAATGTTTACTTAAAAATAATCAGTCATTTTCCAGTCTATATATGGAAACAGGCAGTTTTCTGAGATGTAACAAAACCTACATGTTCACAAATAGCTGCCTATGTTGCCttctgcagtttagccccacccattcatgctAAAGGTATACagtgtgtttcagcctggactgctttttaaacAAGGCACTATACAGGCCATAATATAGGGTAATTCATCACTCAGCATTTCACCTTTACTGCCTTCAAATTCCATCAAGATTGAGACCCCAAACAGGCACGGCAGATTGTATGTGGCTAAATATGTGACCCCAGAAAGACATTTGATCTAAGGTTTTTAAGATAATCAGGAAAATATTAGGAGTTATGTGAAGCTGAATGTGGAAAATGAACTAAATGATGTTAGCTTTCATTCTATTTAATTTTGTACTGTCTGGACATGAGGCTATGTAGTGCTTTGTGTACTGAATGTGATGCTGTTCAGGGGGCAGCGGCCTTACAGGTGCATTAGTCAAGATTCAAGAAATAGCAGTACCATCTTTGTagagtttatcagtcactacctgtgtttatttatttattttttttaaaaaaagtcatATTCTCTTATTCTTAACCATACTATTTTCCTCATGTAGGCCAGTTGCCTCATGTAAGTTGCATTTTaattgttcatgttttttttatttgtaccaTAAAATGCACATCAAGCACTAATCACGGGTTTTTGGATCACTGATGGTGTCATTTCCAATATTCTTCACAAAGACTATTCCagatagctgtatttacctctGTCTTTCAACTTGCGAAGCTTTCGGTTATTCTGCATCACATAAGAAGATTAAAGATATTGGCCAGAGGTAAGCCTTGTATCTCATAtgccattattattaatattattatacacGATTACTGGAATTATTGAGACTCACAAAGCAGGAGGATGATGTAAGAAGATAAGAAGTTTTCCTCAGTTTATtctgtaattaagaaatggcaattAACAGCAATGTTGAGGTGCACTGTTCTAATGTGCAGCAACAGCTGCGTCAATCTGACCTTTATGGAAAAGAGTCACCAGAAGAAAAACATACCTTTGTCTTTGCCAGAAAATCCTATATCTGCAGTTTTCAAAGGTGTTTCAGAGTTTTTGGAGCATCAGACTATTTTGTGAGCTAATGATGATAATTTTACTTGCTGCAAAAAGCTGAGATATGTTGGGGGGGAGCCAGATTTCAGCAGAATTACAATGTGGGACTGTGGGTGGaaggataagataagataagataatcctttattagtcccacagtgggtaaatttacagtgtcacagcagctgTAGCAAGGGATAGCAAGATACGTAATGTTGCTAAATTAccaatatgtatatacacactataaataataaaagtaaaaataacaatattatttacagttgtgGAGAAAAGAATTCCAAGCACTTTAGGAGGTCTGAGGGCAGATGAATGTGTGGTAAGCAGTTCAGGTAGCTTGTTTTAAGAAAATGGTCAATTCTGGCAGTTATGTCAGACAGTCATCAAGGCCAGAGGAGAGCATATACAATATTAATAGACACTCTTGGTTTTCTGGGGTTTTCTTTTACCCCaattaatttgttggtgtgtaTTTTTGATCATTAAAAAACAGCTGAGCGACTGTCAGTGTACATatgataatagtaatagttCAGCTGGCctaagctggtcatccaggcaaaaacataccctaccCTGGTAAGCAAGCTGGTTAGCATAGCTGTTCACCAGCATTGcacatgttttcatttgagtgtGATGGTTTACCTGGTCTATCCACATGAGCAGGCTGGGCTTTTCAGCAAGGAGGTTCAGTGCGGTGTCGCATGCTAAGGCAATGATGGCTGTATTGACTTACATTCAGGTATAAAACTCGCTCAGGCACTAAGGTTTATTTTAAAGTGCTAGATTTCTGTTCAGGCTGTAATTCAAACCATGGTTGGTTTGTAGCCAAACTAGGTTAAAAACACTTGCTGGCGTATTGCTTGCCAGACTAAATGGATGCATTCAGAGAGATCCTTGTGATTTAGAGAGGAGGACATGTGATATCCACATCATGAGATTCATTAAGGCAACTGAATCCTGCTGGTTGCATTCCACTGCACTGCACGCATACATGCAGACATAAGCATGCTCGgctgcatttacagtacacaCAGGCTGTGTAACGCAGGAATTCTTACCAGTCTCCTTGAACTATTAGTTATTGGATGCTAATCCCCATCCAAAATCATTCAAATCAgtgtttatgaaaaaaaaacacagacagaatgtTGTTCTTGCCAAAACCAAGTGCCAGGAAAGAGACATGCAAGGCCAGAAATGATGTCATCGGGCTACCATACCGCCCACCCTATATTTGCTGGCCATTTAAAAGGCCTGCCAGCTCTGTGGGGTGTGTTTACCATGAGGGAAACAGCAGATGATGCAGAGGGAATTTAGAGCAGGGAGTGAATTAGGAGGCTTGCCAGGGGTCAGGGTTACCCAAGATTTTCAAATGGCCCAAGGGGATGCAAAGCCTGTCATGGATTGGATTTCCCTTCTGCAGAAACCATTAAAATTATAACAATTGCGCACGGCGTGAAGTCATATTAGCAGGCAAGTATATGATTTACTTCTGCAGCACATTTCAAACAGCTGGAATTACTCTGGATAAGAGGACAACAattcaataataaaacaaataaacaaacaacattaaaaccactaaagAACAAGTGAGGAAGATAAACAACAGGCCAGGTTAAAGTTAGAACGGGAATACAACACAGAATACTCAAGTGACATCAGCTACTCTTGACAGCTGATGGCAAAAGATAAATATGAGCTCAATCACCATTTCACTTATTCTTCAAATGGGAAATCAGAAAAGCAGTTTTTTGTacagcttttttttatatttttaaaaatttgtattaaaaaaataatattttcttCCACAATTTGCAGAAAATGTAGTTTTAAAAAATTGTTCTTGGCCTATTTTCATttagtaattatttagtatatatttttgtattcatttattttttatataagtattttattatttatattattcaatattattattaataatattattatattgaaaCTTTTGCATGCAACTTTATGTGTGCCAGGTGCCACTTCATATTTGTCCAACTCTCCAACAGATCTGTTCATTAGTCTATTTAAAGAGTGGTAATAATCTTTTGATTTTGAGTTAACTGTGTATGAACTACCATGGCTCTTTCCAGGGGAGCTGTAATGAGGGGGGCAGTAAGGATTATTCTAagagcctgtgactgacaggggctcTAATACAAATGTAtgaattgagtattttggcagaattgttagaattgcggggcccaaaatccctggcagtgtcCCTAGCTCTGTCAGTCAGTGAATCCAGAATGATTTGGAACGCAAGTCGAATTGTTTCGTTCTAATGCACAAAGCAGGAGACTCCTTTTTGCATATTGCCGCTATCCAATGAAAAAAATCtcaaaaatggtgactttacaggagaaggcaaaactgTTCTGAACTCTGAATGACCGTTTCTTAGGTAATTAggacatttctgttggtctattcatccaaaAAGACCTACACAGTGATCAGATACAGGGTTtaaccacaaaaaaaacaaaaaacagacaaaatggagatataagtttttcattgaacagcattagcattgctaaAAAAACCAACAAGAAGTGTTCCAACAGATCTGATGTGATCTAAATCACATCACAGCACAATTCATGCCGCAAATCTTTCCCATCTATCACTTTGATTTATTGCCATCCTGCCTGAGCCTCGATAATGTTGATCATGATCGTTGTTGGAGTGCCAACAGAATCATGACACACTTTCCTCAAATAGAAGGCCCCTCCTGTCCATCCGCATCTCtccactctcactttctctccattTGTGTGGATGCCTACGTGCATGCCTGTTTCATGTATCCACTTCTAAATATAAGCCGGGCCCGTGTGATGCTGGGAGTGTCTTGCATGATGCTGTTCCTCTATAACCTTGCCTGGGAGAAGCCTGACGATGTACTTGGGGCACCGTTACCTGAATACTTCTGGAGAACCACCAAGCCAAGGTGTGTACGTTGCTTCTATTTGCAGCTGTGGCATGGGCTATGCTTCCTGTGGGGATGGATAGGATTGTCAGTATGGTCAAAATCAGCAAGGCAGTGTTCTTGAGGCATTGGAGTGGTTTTTGATGAGTCTTTTGAGGTTAGATTTTAAAACCTTCATCATAAGCTTTGGGACTTGTTTACCCACATCTTTCCTTATATTTGTTCTTGAGATGCAGAATTGTTACAGCTATTATAATAATGGATCCCAATGGATCCCcaagaaatttcttcttaagaatggtTGGGAAATAAGGCCCAATGATTTCAAGTCAAAATCACTTAGAGCTATGAATATTTAGGATGCatttactaattattcagatacatgttttttgcaTGCACAATGAATGACTTTCAGTCTAAATATTAAGATAAGACAGATAAGATAGAATGTCcacaagacactcagatgcaaaaactttaccaatatatacacaatataaataatagaagtaaaaagcaataataatatgtacagattatttacaggtaattacatgactcttaattgcacatgtgagGGGGGGGCAGTTTTGCCTaaaaaaaattagaatattTTTGGAAATTACTACTAGAATGACCTGAAGTCCCGTTACACACCATTGTTCAATCATTATGACATGAAGAGCCAAGTTTAGTTTCTTGATAGACTGTCCTAATAAACTCCATCAGTGTGAAGATATTTATATGGAGAGCGTGTGCGAAGACGAGTACTCTGAGAAGGCAGAGCGTTCCACTGCAAAAGAGGAAAGCATGGAAACAGAGgatgaaaaagaagaggacaatcAAAAGCATGAAGGTTGGTGTGTTTGGAGCTCTTCTGGTCAGTGGAAGAATGGCTGGTGGAAGAACTTGTATCCATATCCTTCTGAAcatacatgttttatttttctcctaATGTTTTAGAGATGCGTCAGCAAGCCTGGCAACCAAGTTTCTTCATAAGAGTTGACAAGGAGATTCACTACTATGCTGGTCATGAAATCAGTATTTGGCAGTCTCTTGACTCCTATGGCGCCACCATATGGCCAGCGGTGAGGATTCCCACTCAATGTTATGTAAAATATGGAGTTAAACACTTACATTGAATAGCTTAGGCTTTGATGAACGTCAGTGCATACTTAGATGGTTAAGCTGTGAAGataaattatgaattatgaattatgttAAGTTATTGTTAAGTTATTGTTAAGTTATGTTAAGTATTAAGTTTGAAGCTGGACACCTTTGATCTACAAAGCTTTTTAAATTCATTAAGGGTGGAAATATATATGCTTGGAGATGTAGGGGACATCAAATCACTCAGCTTTGTTCTACGCATGATCCTATTTTGCTAGTTCggcttatgatgatttgggagaagactgtggactctggggggggggggggggggtggaactCAGAGGATTTTGGGCTAGAGTTcaggtggcttttgctttgtggtggGAAGCCAGACCCCTGCCCCCCTCTCTGAAAAGTGGAGCCAGAAATGATAAATTACAGAGTTAAAAGGAAGGTGACAGGATGGTGGCGGATTGCGAAGACTTTGGCATATACACATAAACAAGGTAGAGAAGGAATTTATAGGATGTTCGAtttgggaggaggggcttttGGCTTGTTTCTCCTCCTCCTATAGTTATTTCATAGCCTCACTTAATACCTGATAAGAAACATACCACAGTGCTATCTCACTATCCCACTAGAGACCTAACATagagcagatgaacagaacTGACAGACATTTGGCCACCAGCCAGAAATACTTCATCATTATAATTCTTTTCAAACAACCCTTAGGCACTGGCTCTCTGTCAATATCTGGACACGAACCGAGGCACAGTTAATCTGCTGGACAAGGCGGTGTTAGAAATTGGAGCAGGTACTGGCCTAGTGTCCATTGTGGCCAGCCTGTTGGGTGAGTGATGTCACTTCCATTCTCATTCATTATCAGTGTAATCAAGCGGTTCTTGTTTACTAGTGCAATGATGATACATTTATGGGCTCTCCACAGGTGCTTGGGTAACAGCTAGTGACCTTCCCGAAGTCCTAGGGAACCTGAGAAGCAATTTGGCCAGAAACACAAGGGGTCGCTGCAGATACACACCCCAAGTTGCAGAGCTCACCTGGGGCTACGGACTGACACAAACCTTTCCCCGTTCGGTTTATCGGTATGACTACGTTTTGGCTGCTGACGTGGTCTACCACCATGACTACTTGGCAGAACTGTTAGCTACCATGTGCCATTTCTGCCAACCAGGCACGACCCTAATCTGGTCCAATAAGATCCGCTTCACATCAGATCTGGAATTTTTTGAGAAGTTTAAGAAGGCCTTCAATACCACATTGCTTGCAGACCTGGGGGAGGTGAAAATTTACTCAGCCACCACAAGAGAGGCTGAAGAGACAAGGAACCTCTTGGTAAAGGAAGTAGAAGATGCTAAACAGGGAGTGGATGGGGAgaatgaggaggaagaggatgaagaAGATGAGAGAAATACCAAAGAGTTTAACCGTAGGGAGGTTTGCGACGGAAAGGCACAGGATCAAAACCCTGCTGAGACTAAATCAAAGAGCAGTGTATGTTTAGAGGAGTGCAATGAGGAGGCCAATGAAGACTCGTATGAAGAACAGGAATTAGATATGGATGCATCTGCTGAAGAAAATCTAATGACtgggaaaaacaaaaatgaccCAGGGCAAATGATACAGAGTAACAGTGAAACTCAAAGGACAGGAGGTACTGATAAGAACTGTCAAGTTGAATCAAAGGAAAGTGAAGATGAGGAGTCTTCTCTTCAGTCAGAAATGGAGGAGAAGTCTGgttagtacagtacagtagttaGTGAGTACTTTACCTTTATTAAAAATAGTCATAACtgcttttttttaggttttgctACAAGGTTTTTATAAGGTAGTATAATAGTAATGCATCTtgatgcagcaaagcatccccaaaacatcacactaccaccaccatgcttcacagttggtattaGATCCTTACTTTGACAAACAGGGTTGTCATCTAAATGTTTCTTACTGATCTTGGAACAACAATTCATAACTATTCATATCGTAATGGTTTCTCTGATGGTTGAGTTAAGATGCCTGCAATTCTTTAGGCGTTGTTCATGGGTTCTTTGTCACAGCCTGGGTGATTTTATGTCTTGCGCTTGGAGATCATTTGAGAGGATGTCTACTCCTGGGAAGTTTGACTAACCAATCACACTGGTTACTGGTCATTGATCCTAATTACTCTTCAATGTGGTTGCTTGATCTAGGGGGTGGGAGGAAACCCCTTTTCCTACCAGATAATTGCATAATTGATACCTTGCACACCAAAGCCATGAGAGAAGTACCAAATGATTGTGTAATTTTTCCTACTACTACCTATATACAACTACAACCTCCCTATAAAATCTAATATCTATGattaaatataaaaagtataaaaataacattatgaTGGGACAAAATGAACAGCATTATATAAATATCTTTCACCTTCTTAGCTGATGCAGAAAAAGATGGCCAGTTGGCTTATCGGAAGGCTTGGGAACCCAGCCTGTACTTCATGCCTGGTAAAG encodes:
- the mettl21ca gene encoding uncharacterized protein mettl21ca, whose amino-acid sequence is MESVCEDEYSEKAERSTAKEESMETEDEKEEDNQKHEEMRQQAWQPSFFIRVDKEIHYYAGHEISIWQSLDSYGATIWPAALALCQYLDTNRGTVNLLDKAVLEIGAGTGLVSIVASLLGAWVTASDLPEVLGNLRSNLARNTRGRCRYTPQVAELTWGYGLTQTFPRSVYRYDYVLAADVVYHHDYLAELLATMCHFCQPGTTLIWSNKIRFTSDLEFFEKFKKAFNTTLLADLGEVKIYSATTREAEETRNLLVKEVEDAKQGVDGENEEEEDEEDERNTKEFNRREVCDGKAQDQNPAETKSKSSVCLEECNEEANEDSYEEQELDMDASAEENLMTGKNKNDPGQMIQSNSETQRTGGTDKNCQVESKESEDEESSLQSEMEEKSADAEKDGQLAYRKAWEPSLYFMPGKEIHYFLGHKISIEESIDSYGAVIWPAAVALCKFLDTPEGQQQINLLDKSVLEIGAGTGLLSIAATLLGAKLTATDLPEILSNLRFNLNRNTRQHRRHEPRVMELSWGHKLEETFPHSIYHYDYVLAADVVYHHGFLAELLDTMHHFCQPGTTLIWANKIRYSSDLVFVENFEKTFHVTLIAELGEVKIYKATHKSAEDSNVLK